The Alkalispirillum mobile genome has a segment encoding these proteins:
- the rpe gene encoding ribulose-phosphate 3-epimerase, producing the protein MTDYKIAPSILSADFARLGEEVDAVLAAGADMVHFDVMDNHYVPNLTIGPLVCEALRKHGVTAPIDVHLMVKPVDRIIPDFAEAGADYITFHPEASEHIDRSLQLVRDCGCKAGLVFNPATPLDVLRYVMDKIDMVLLMSVNPGFGGQKFIPGTLDKLREARALIDASGRAIRLEVDGGVKTDNIRAVAEAGADTFVAGSAIFGTDDYQKTIENMRAELARAQRPGTTAS; encoded by the coding sequence ATGACCGATTACAAGATTGCACCGTCTATTCTTTCCGCCGATTTCGCCCGTCTGGGCGAGGAGGTGGATGCCGTGCTCGCCGCCGGTGCGGACATGGTGCACTTCGACGTCATGGATAATCATTACGTCCCCAACCTCACCATCGGCCCCCTGGTCTGCGAGGCCCTGCGCAAGCACGGGGTGACCGCGCCCATCGACGTGCACCTGATGGTCAAGCCGGTGGACCGGATCATCCCGGACTTCGCCGAGGCGGGGGCCGACTACATCACCTTCCACCCGGAGGCCAGTGAGCACATCGACCGTAGCCTGCAGCTGGTGCGTGACTGCGGCTGCAAGGCGGGCCTGGTGTTCAATCCGGCCACGCCGCTGGATGTGCTCCGCTACGTGATGGACAAGATCGACATGGTGTTGCTGATGTCGGTGAACCCCGGTTTCGGCGGGCAGAAGTTCATCCCCGGCACGCTGGACAAGCTGCGCGAGGCCCGTGCCCTGATCGACGCCTCGGGCCGGGCTATCCGCCTGGAGGTGGACGGTGGCGTGAAGACGGACAACATCCGGGCGGTGGCCGAGGCCGGGGCCGACACCTTTGTCGCCGGGTCCGCCATCTTCGGAACAGACGATTACCAGAAAACCATAGAAAACATGCGGGCGGAACTGGCCCGGGCACAGCGTCCCGGGACCACTGCCTCATGA
- a CDS encoding phosphoribulokinase, whose product MSRKYPIIAVTGSSGAGTSTVKDAFEHIFHREHVSPCVIEGDSLHRFNRQEMKEAIVQANREGRNLSHFGPEANLFEKLEQTFREYSETGSCERRYYVHNEEESVLHGVRPGEFTPWERVEPGTDVLFYEGLHGGVVTEDVDVARWVDLLIGVVPIVNLEWIQKIHRDEAERGYTAEKTVDTILRRMPDYVTCLTPQFSRTDINFQRVPLVDTSNPFIARDIPTLDESFVVIRFRKPEKFGIDFPYLLNMINDSFMARRNTIVVPGGKMGFAMELILTPIIHELVERRTRLT is encoded by the coding sequence ATGTCCAGGAAATACCCCATCATTGCCGTGACCGGGTCCTCGGGCGCCGGGACCAGTACCGTCAAGGATGCCTTCGAGCACATCTTTCACCGCGAGCATGTCAGCCCGTGCGTCATCGAGGGTGACAGCCTGCACCGCTTCAACCGGCAGGAGATGAAGGAGGCCATCGTCCAGGCCAACCGGGAGGGCCGTAACCTCAGTCACTTCGGCCCGGAGGCCAACCTGTTCGAAAAGCTGGAACAGACCTTCCGCGAGTACTCCGAGACCGGCAGCTGCGAGCGGCGCTACTATGTGCACAACGAGGAGGAGTCGGTGCTGCACGGGGTGCGGCCCGGGGAGTTCACGCCGTGGGAGCGGGTGGAGCCGGGGACCGACGTGCTTTTCTACGAGGGCCTGCACGGCGGCGTGGTCACGGAGGATGTGGACGTGGCCCGCTGGGTGGACCTGCTGATCGGCGTGGTGCCCATCGTCAACCTGGAGTGGATCCAGAAGATCCACCGGGATGAGGCCGAGCGGGGTTATACCGCCGAGAAGACGGTGGACACCATCCTGCGCCGCATGCCGGACTACGTCACCTGCCTGACACCGCAGTTCTCGCGCACGGACATCAACTTCCAGCGGGTGCCGCTGGTGGACACCTCCAACCCCTTCATTGCGCGCGATATCCCCACGCTGGATGAGAGCTTCGTGGTGATCCGCTTCCGCAAACCGGAGAAGTTCGGCATCGACTTCCCCTATTTGCTGAACATGATCAACGATTCGTTCATGGCCCGGCGCAACACCATCGTGGTGCCCGGCGGCAAGATGGGTTTCGCCATGGAGCTGATCCTGACGCCCATCATCCACGAGCTGGTGGAGCGGCGCACCCGGCTGACCTGA
- a CDS encoding peptidoglycan -binding protein codes for MLEDSRRRRRGLNIWPGYVDALATLLLLFVFVLSLFMVAQYFLSDALSGREAALERLEADIDALTEIIAMEREERAATETQLAELETRLVATLAQRDEARARVSTLESQRAALEDSLADQEETLAEAETRRGELESRLAGLEAREGELEAERSELRDALTDREEDLERERALTDDQAARIDRLHLQIIALREQLSALSEALDLSEATAAAQRAEIRDLGERLNLALAERVQELSQYRSEFFGRLREVLGDHPDIRIEGDRFLFQSELLFDTASADLGDEGREQLAGLATTLDELRQRIPEDLDWVLQVEGHTDRRPIRTAEFPSNWELSSARAQTIVRYLMDQGIPPERLAAAGFAEYQPVDDRDTPEAWARNRRIELRLTNR; via the coding sequence ATGCTTGAGGACAGTCGCCGCCGGCGCCGTGGGCTGAACATCTGGCCAGGCTACGTGGACGCCCTGGCCACCCTGCTGCTGCTGTTCGTCTTCGTACTGTCGCTGTTCATGGTGGCACAGTACTTCCTCAGCGACGCCCTCTCCGGCCGGGAGGCCGCGCTGGAGCGCCTGGAGGCGGACATCGACGCCCTCACCGAGATCATCGCCATGGAGCGCGAGGAGCGGGCGGCCACCGAGACACAGTTGGCCGAACTGGAGACCCGGTTGGTGGCCACCCTGGCCCAGCGGGACGAGGCCCGCGCCCGTGTCAGCACGCTGGAGTCGCAGCGCGCGGCGCTGGAGGACAGCCTGGCCGACCAGGAGGAGACCCTGGCCGAGGCGGAGACCCGGCGCGGTGAGCTGGAGTCGCGGCTTGCCGGCCTGGAGGCGCGCGAAGGGGAGCTGGAGGCGGAGCGCAGCGAGCTACGTGACGCATTGACCGATCGGGAGGAGGACCTGGAGCGGGAACGGGCACTGACCGACGACCAGGCCGCCCGCATCGACCGGCTACACCTGCAGATCATCGCCCTGCGCGAGCAGCTCTCCGCCCTGTCCGAGGCCCTGGACCTCAGCGAGGCCACGGCGGCCGCCCAGCGGGCCGAAATCCGCGACCTGGGCGAACGGCTCAACCTGGCCCTGGCCGAGCGGGTTCAGGAGCTCTCGCAGTACCGCTCCGAGTTCTTCGGGCGCCTGCGCGAGGTCCTGGGCGACCATCCGGACATCCGCATCGAGGGTGATCGCTTCCTCTTCCAGTCCGAGCTGCTGTTCGATACCGCGTCGGCGGACCTGGGTGATGAGGGTCGCGAACAGCTGGCCGGTCTGGCCACCACCCTGGATGAGCTGCGCCAGCGCATCCCCGAGGACCTGGACTGGGTGTTGCAGGTGGAAGGCCACACCGACCGCCGCCCCATCCGGACCGCCGAGTTCCCCTCCAACTGGGAGCTGTCCAGCGCCCGCGCCCAGACCATCGTCCGCTACCTGATGGATCAGGGGATTCCGCCGGAACGCCTGGCCGCCGCCGGCTTCGCCGAGTACCAGCCGGTGGACGACCGCGACACGCCGGAGGCGTGGGCGCGCAACCGCCGCATCGAACTGAGACTGACCAACCGATAG
- a CDS encoding oxidoreductase-like domain-containing protein encodes MSKLPPEPKLPPQPEKPDPSECCGSGCIPCVMDLYEEKLAEWGETVAYLKAEHERAVRKAREAEGAEQ; translated from the coding sequence GTGAGCAAGTTGCCACCGGAACCCAAGCTGCCGCCCCAGCCCGAGAAGCCCGATCCCTCCGAGTGCTGCGGGAGCGGTTGCATACCGTGCGTCATGGACCTCTACGAGGAAAAGCTGGCCGAGTGGGGCGAGACCGTCGCCTACCTCAAGGCCGAGCACGAGCGGGCGGTGCGCAAGGCCCGCGAGGCCGAGGGGGCGGAGCAATGA
- a CDS encoding alpha/beta fold hydrolase translates to MSTVFFAHGKESGPWGRKISALADVAREAGFQVESPDYSHTFDPDERVRQLLALAPEQRRRPLVLVGSSMGGYVSAVAAERVAVDGLFLLAPALYMPGYPAEPRCRARRMTVVHGWNDAIVPVDNGIRLARAHRARLHVLDAGHDLNETLPWLCETFARFLGEVRAD, encoded by the coding sequence ATGTCCACCGTATTCTTCGCCCACGGCAAGGAGTCCGGCCCCTGGGGCCGCAAGATCAGCGCCCTGGCCGACGTGGCCCGGGAGGCCGGCTTCCAGGTGGAAAGCCCGGACTACAGCCACACCTTCGACCCGGATGAGCGGGTGCGCCAGCTGCTCGCTCTGGCACCGGAGCAGCGGCGCCGGCCGTTGGTGCTGGTGGGCTCCAGCATGGGGGGGTATGTCTCCGCGGTCGCCGCGGAGCGGGTCGCCGTGGACGGGCTGTTCCTGCTGGCCCCGGCGCTCTACATGCCCGGCTACCCGGCCGAGCCCCGCTGCCGGGCGCGGCGGATGACCGTGGTGCACGGCTGGAACGACGCCATCGTCCCCGTGGACAACGGCATCCGCCTGGCGCGGGCGCACCGGGCCAGACTCCACGTGCTGGACGCCGGTCACGACCTCAACGAGACCCTGCCCTGGCTGTGCGAGACCTTCGCCCGCTTCCTGGGCGAGGTCCGGGCCGACTGA
- a CDS encoding flagellar motor protein MotA: MTPPTRVLNWMALFVAAVVAVCALLWEPLLDALLANPVFNGMILMALLVGLAINVRQVLVLAPEARWVDAVGQGYTPQGPGARSSPLQALRHSMHRRGERPRLSTLAARTLLDGVRGRLDDSRDLSRYFIGLLIFLGLLGTFWGLLDTLRAIGSVLAGLSPEGQEATALFAALRDGLQEPLAGMGTAFSSSLFGLGGALVLGFIDLQTGHAQNRFYNELEEWLSGYVSTSGAVADGEQAVPAYIEALLEQTADSLDKLQRTMQRAEGQHHGHADEATLQHLRNMDACLMRLLEDMPTHRAQLTDELRSEIRLLARTLAGGRGSGGRDA, translated from the coding sequence ATGACCCCTCCCACCCGCGTACTCAACTGGATGGCCCTGTTTGTCGCAGCGGTGGTCGCCGTCTGCGCCCTGCTCTGGGAGCCGCTGCTCGACGCGCTGCTCGCCAATCCGGTGTTCAACGGGATGATCCTGATGGCCCTGCTGGTGGGGCTCGCCATCAACGTCCGCCAGGTGCTGGTTTTGGCCCCGGAGGCGCGCTGGGTGGATGCCGTGGGCCAAGGCTACACGCCCCAGGGCCCGGGCGCCCGGTCCAGTCCCCTGCAGGCCCTGCGCCACAGCATGCACCGGCGGGGCGAACGCCCGCGGCTGTCCACCCTGGCCGCCCGCACCCTGCTGGACGGGGTACGCGGCCGGCTGGATGACAGCCGCGACCTGTCGCGCTATTTCATCGGTCTGCTCATCTTTCTCGGCCTGCTCGGCACCTTCTGGGGGTTGCTGGACACCCTGCGCGCCATCGGCTCGGTGCTGGCGGGCCTGTCCCCCGAGGGCCAGGAGGCCACGGCGCTGTTCGCCGCCCTGCGCGACGGGCTGCAGGAGCCGCTCGCCGGCATGGGCACGGCCTTCAGCTCCTCGCTCTTCGGCCTGGGCGGGGCGCTGGTCCTGGGCTTCATCGACCTGCAGACCGGGCACGCCCAGAACCGCTTCTACAACGAGTTGGAGGAGTGGCTGTCCGGCTACGTGAGCACCAGCGGCGCGGTGGCCGACGGGGAGCAGGCGGTGCCCGCCTACATCGAGGCGCTGCTGGAGCAGACTGCCGACAGCCTGGACAAGCTGCAACGCACCATGCAGCGCGCCGAGGGCCAGCACCACGGCCACGCCGACGAGGCCACCCTGCAGCACCTGCGCAACATGGACGCCTGCCTGATGCGCCTGCTGGAGGACATGCCCACCCACCGCGCTCAGCTCACCGACGAGCTGCGCAGCGAGATCCGGCTGCTGGCCCGCACCCTGGCCGGGGGCCGCGGGAGCGGAGGCCGCGATGCTTGA